The nucleotide window CGAAAGACTTCTTGTGGGGTGGAGCAATTGCCGCTAACCAAGCAGAAGGAGCATTTCAAGTAGATGGAAAAGGAATTAGCCTAGCAGATTTACACAAGTACCACAAAGGTAAAACAAACGATGAAATTAGCGAAGAACAACATAAAGGAGTAAGTTTAGCAGATATTAAAGCAAGCATAGAAGATAAAGTAAACTATTATCCAAAACGCCACGGCATTGATTTTTATCATACCTATCCAGAAGATTTGGCGTTACTTGCTGAAATGGGCTTTAAAACATTCCGAACTTCGCTAGACTGGACACGAATTTTCCCGACTGGCGAAGAAGAAGAACCAAATGAAGCAGGCTTAAAATATTATGACCAATTAATCGACAAAATTATCGAGCTTGGCATGGAGCCGATCATTACGATTTTACATTACGAAACTCCAGTTGAAATTGTTTTAAACTACGGAGGTTGGCATAATCGCAAAGTCATTGATTTATTTGAGAAATACGGCAAAATCGTACTAGACCGCTACAACAAAAAAGTGAAATATTGGATTGTCATTAACCAAATTAATTTAATCCAATTTGAACCATTCAACTCAACAGCCATTCCATATGATGCAGTCGATGATTATTTATCTGCAACCTACCAAGCAGTCCACAACCAATTTGTTGCCAGTGCAAAAATTTACGAATACGGAAAAGCACTGAACCCTGATTTAATGATTGGCACGATGCTGGCTGATTGTACGGCTTATCCTTTCTCATGTGATCCAGATGATATCGTGCTCGCAATGAAACGCAATCGGATGGAATATTTCTTCGCAGACGTGCAGTTCCAAGGCGAATATCCACAATATGCGCTTAACTATTTTGCCGAAAATAATATTAACATTGAAATCACAGACGAAGACAAAGCCATTTTGCAAAAAAATACAATGGACTATCTTGCGCTTTCCTATTATTATTCGCAAATGGTAGATTCCAAGAAAAACGACTTAGATCCAGCATCAATTACACCAAACCCACATCTAAGAGCCAATCCGTGGGGCTGGGCAGTTGATCCAAAAGGACTATATAACGCGTTGTCACAATACTGGGATAGATACCATAAGCCAATTATCATCGCCGAAAATGGATTTGGAATGTATGACAAGTTAGAAGATGGCGAAATCCATGACGATTACCGAATTGATTACTTATCCGCCCATCTAAAAGAAATGAAACGCGCAATGTATGACGGCGTAGAAGTGATTGCATATTGCGCTTGGGGACCGATTGATATCGTCAGCTGTTCTTCCGCGCAAATGGAAAAAAGATACGGTTTCATTTACGTTGATTTAGATAACGAAGGAAACGGCACAGGCAAAAGAATTAAAAAAGATAGCTTTTCATGGTATAAAAAAGTAATAGAGTCTAATGGGGAAGACTTAGAAGCTTAATGTAACAGGGAGCCAGTTGTGGTAGTGGATAGCTAATACAACTGGTTTTCGGTATATCTATAGGGGGTAGCAGGAAATGGATACGCAAAAAGAAATACTAGCTTATTTGCATAAACAGGAAAATAAATGGGTTACCTCCAATGAGTTAGCAGATTTTTGCGAGTGTACAACACGCACCATTCGCAACAACATTTACAAAATAAATGAAGCAACACCGGGTTTAATCAAATCCGCCAAACAAGGCTATCAAATCAATCCTAGTATCCATTTGGATGTTCCAACAGAAAGTGATGCCGCAGAACGAAAGTCCAAACTTTTACTAGCATTAATTAAAAACTCTACAAAAGGCGTTGATTTATTCGACCTCGCAGATATTCTATTTATTTCAGAAGTCACTTTAAAAAAAGACATTCAACAATTAAAAAATGAACTGAAAGAAGCGGATGTCCAAATCATCATCGATAAAAACCAAGTAAAACTAATCGGCAAAGAACGCGCCAAAAGAAAATACATGATTTCCTTACTGTATGAAGAAGGCGGCTACCGCGAGAGCATCAAAAACCACATCCAAGAAATGATTGAATTTGTTTCCATCGACAAACTACAAAGCATTGTCAAAGAAGTCCTAGCAAACGAATCGATTACAACCAACCAATACTCGATGATGAATATCGTGCTGCATTACGCAATCAGCATCGTTCGAATTCAACAAGGAAACACCCTCATCGAAACACAAAAATCACTCATTCAAAAACACTCCAAAGAATACGAAATCTCGAAGAAAATTGCCGAAATTCTTTCCGAAGAATACCAAATTCATTTTTCAGAAGCAGAAACAAAACAATTAGGGCTACTTTACGTCGGCCTACAAAATGAACAATCTGCCAACGCCAATCAAGCCGAGTTAGACCAATTTGTCGATAAAAAAATCATTGAAGCACTTAAAATCGTCCTCACGAATGTGGAAGAAACCTACCTGATTGACCTGCAAAATGAGCAGCTTTTTATCAAACTAGCTATCCATATTCAAAGTTTATACTACCGCTCGCGCTACAAAGCTTATACGAGAAATTTAAGTTTACTGGATATTAAAACTTCCTATCCGGTAACATTTGATATCGCCGTTTACATTTCGTCACTACTACAAGAAAAGCTAGCAATCGACTTTAACGAAGACGAAATTTCCTTTATAGCACTGCATATCGGCTCTTTTTTAGAAAGTGAAAACCGTGATTATATTCGCCTTGAAATCGGAATTTTAGTGGATGATTACCACGATTTAAAAACCAACATGCTAAAAAAACTACGAGCATTATTCGAAAATGAAGCAACCATAAAAGTGATTGAAAATGAGGCGAGCGAAGAAGATTTCGATATTATTTTAACGACGAACCGAGATGTTGCCCTTGAAAAAGCGGGATCCATTTTTATTCACCCATTACTAACGACAAAGGACATCAAAAAAATCACGAGCCGCATCCAAACAAAGAAAAAAATCATCGAAAACAACTTACTCGGACAACAAATTGATCATTACATTGTCCGCGATCTCTACGCCAATCAAATCGACCCCTCAGAACTCACACCCGCAAAAATCAGAGAACAAATGGTTTCTAAAATGGAAAAACAAGCCTTCGTCACAAGCAATTTTAAAGAAAAAGTGGAAAAAAGAGAACAAATGGCACCGACCAGTTTCCCGTCAGGCATCGCTATCCCTCATTCCATCAAAAACGATGCACTCCGGAGCGGCGTTTCGATAATGACGCTACAAGAACCAATTTACTGGAACGATGTGAAAGTGAAAATAATCGCCCTCGTCGCCATCAGTAAAAAAGATGCCAATGAATTTAACGATTTTTTTGAGAAATTTGTAGAAATTGTATCCGAACCAATCAACGCCAAACGATTATCCATGGCAGAAAGCTTCGAAGAGTTCATCCAAAAACTAAAAATGATGATTGAAGAAAGTGAATAAATTGTCACCAACTAGGCCGTGTATTTCAAACTACACGGCTTATTTCGGTTGAAGTAACAATGAAATTGCGCTATAATGAAACTATCAAATGAAAAGGAGTGTTATCTTAAGCCAATGAAATTCTAATCCTGTACTATATGAAAAAATGAAGAAAGCTATCCATTTCTCGGATAGAAACTATTTTTTCGGACGGGATTCGTATGTTCATTTCGCATGATAACTCTAGCTCTAAGCCTTTTTTGGCGTAGCTTCGCGGATTCCTCTCTGAAAATATTCAGGAGGTTATTTTTTATGTCTATAATCGAAATTAATCAATTAAAAATAGAAGTAGGGGATAGAATTTTAGTCGAAATCCCTCATTTACTAGTCGATAAAAAAGCACGAATTGGCATCATCGGCCAAAATGGTTTAGGGAAAACAACCCTAATGGAAGTAATTGCTGGCAGACAAGAAGCCGCGGCTGGGATGATCACCACGCATGGCAAACTTGCCTATATCAAACAATTACCCACAGATACAACCACCAAAAGTGGCGGTGAAAAAACAAGAAAAGCCATCCAACAGGCGATGCGTCAAAATCCAAGCGTTCTCCTAGCAGACGAACCAACGAGCAACCTAGATGTCGAAAGCGTGCAGCATTTAGAACGTCAGTGGAGCGATTTTCATGGAGCATTAATGATTATCTCGCATGACCGCGCCTTTTTAGATGCACTTTGCACAGAAATATGGGGAATTGAAAATCAAAAAATCCACGTGTACAAAGGAAATTATCACGCCTTTTTAGAACAAAAAGAGCAACAAGCAAACCAAGCCGAACTCGCTTACAAAGAATTTAAAAACAAAAAGAAACAACTACAAGCATCCCAAAACTATCACGAAATCGAAGCCGGGCGGATTGTTAAACCCGGAAAACGTCTAAACAACAAAGAAGCCAGCGCCTTTAAAGCTGGAAAAGGCACCCAACAAAAGAAACAACATAGCACAATCAAAGCCTTAGAAAAACGAATTGAACGACTCGGCAATATCGAAAAACCGCATACAACAAAGCCAATTAAAATCATCACCCCAGAAAATCGCTTAATCAAAAAAGGCAATACAATACTAAGCGCGAAAGAAACAACCTACGAAATCGCCGGGCGTAAACTTTTTGAAACAAAAGCTTTTTCTATCAAAGCGGGTGACAAAGTAGCACTCATCGGCGAAAATGCGAGTGGGAAAACGAGCTTTTTAAGAGAAATAATCCAAGGAAACCCAAATTTGGCAACGAACCCACAAGCTAAAATCGCCTATTTTGATCAAGAACTCAAAGGTCTAGATGAAACGAAAGCCCTTTTAGAAAACATGACAGATATGAGCGTTCAAACCAAACAAGTGAATAGGGAAGTACTTGGCAGCATGCATTTTAAAGAAAGCGATTTGCATAAAGAAGTGCGCATGCTCTCTGGCGGGGAACGAGTGAAGTTACTTCTCAGCATGCTCTTAGTTAGCGACGCCAATTTCCTAATCCTTGATGAACCAACCAATTACTTGGATATTTATGCAATGGAAGCGCTAGAAACATTAATCAAACAATTCACTGGAACAGTCCTTTTTGTTTCGCATGATCGAACCTTTGTAAAGCAAGTGGCAGAAGAGGTGCTCGCCATCGAAAACAACCAAATGACTTTCCACCGCATGACGTACGAGGAATACGAAGAAAGTAAGACTCCGAGCCGTATCTCAGAAGAAGATAAATTGATTTTAGAAATGCGCATGTCCGAAATAGCCGCGAAGCTAATGCAACCGAATTTAAAGCCGGCTGAAAAGGCAATGCTCGAACAAGATTACCAAGAAATTATCACAAAAAGACAACAATTTAGTTAAATTGTTGTCTTTTTATTCAAGCAAAATAAAAAATATAGTCATTTGTCTTTTACTTGATTTCTGCAAAAGATAGGCTTAGAATCAAATAGTTATTAAAAAGAGTACAGAAAGAAGGAATCCCATGTTTAGTCATCTACCGGATTCATTCCTACAAATGAATACCATTTTTATTTCGATTTTGATTGAGGCACTGCCGTTTGTGTTAATTGGAGTATTCATTGCCGGCTTTATTCAAATGTTTATATCAGAACAATTCATTGCTCGAGTTATCCCCAAAAACAAATTTCTAGCCGTTATTGTCGGCTCGCTTATTGGTATATTTTTTCCTTCCTGCGAATGTGGCATTGTTCCTATCGTTCGTAATTTACTTGCAAAAGGTGTGCCGCTTCACGCCGGAATTGCCTTCATGCTCACAGCGCCGATTATTAATCCAGTAGTATTATTTTCCACTTATGTCGCCTTTGGAAGCACCTGGGAAGTTCCGCTGTTACGTGTTGCCGGAAGCTTGGTCGTAGCGCTCGTTGTTGGAAATATTATCGCTTATTTATATAAAGGAACTGGACTCAAAGATCGCTTTTTAAAATATGAAGCAGCAAGTGAAAAAGTCGCCGTTCCAGCGGGAAACCTAGCACTTGCTGGCGGCCCTACAGAAAGTACCACAACTAATTTTCAAGTAGTAACAACTGAAGCGGCTCCGGCAGAAGTAGCGCATACAGATCATGAGCACCATCATCACGGCGAAGAGCACACACATGCAAAAATGACATTAAGCCAAAAAATCTGGCATACCGTACAACATGCCGTGGACGAATTCTTTTCAGTCGGAAAATACCTCGTTTTTGGAGCATTAATTGCCGCTGCGATGCAAACATACATTAAAACATCCACACTCGTTTCCATTGGGCACGGTCCGATTTTATCCATTTTACTCATGATGGTTCTTGCCTTTGTATTATCGCTATGCTCCGAAGCAGATGCCTTTATTGGCGCCTCTTTCCGTAGCGTATTCTCCACGCAATCCATCGTTGCATTTTTAGTGTTTGGCCCGATGCTCGATATTAAAAATTTAATGATGATGTTAGGAGCATTTAAAGCAAAATTTGTCTTATTAATTGTTACTAGTGTAACGATTGTTGTCTTTCTATACGCCCTAGTAATTTAACCGAAAGTAGGTGAGCAGATGTTTCGCGTATTTATTTTATTTGGATTTGGTTTTTATTTGATGCAGTTACATATTTCTGGTGATATCAGTAAATATATTAATATGAAATACGCTTATTTATCTTTTTCCGCAATGATTGCCGCATTTTTACTCGCGATTATTCAGCTAATTATGGTTTTTCGCGATGAAGATATTGGTGCGAAAACAGAACATATGGGGCATACCCATGACGGCGAAAATACTATTTGGAAAAAAATCATGGTGTACGGTTTACTTTCCTACGCTTTAATCGCTGGTTTTCTTTTCCCAGTCGCAACCCTTGATTCAACGATTGTTTCTGCTAAAGGATTTCATTTCCCAAAAAACAACGCTGCTGGAGATGACCCATACGCCCAAAATCAATTTTTACGACCAGATACGAGTGGCTATTTTGGAGAAACTGATTATGAAAAAATGATGGCGAAAGAAAAAGCCGAAATCATCGATCAAAATCCCATCAAAGTCAATGACAGTAATTATTTAATGACGATGGAAATCCTCTACAATTATCCAGGCGAGTTTACTGGCAAACAAATCGAATTTACTGGGTTTGTTTATAATGATGATGTCACCAAAGATAATAACCTATTCTTGTTCCGCTTTGGAATTATTCACTGTGTTGCCGATTCAGGTGTGTTCGGAATGCTCGTTCAAATGCCCGAAAAAACCGATTTGAAAAACGATACATGGCTTACTGTAAAAGGAACCATCACCCAAGAATACTATTCACCTTTTAAAATGAATATTCCATCTGTGCAAGTAGAAAGCTATAAAGAAGTAGCAAAACCAAAATCAGTTTATGTCTATCGTAAATATTAAATCGCTACTTGCGGATTTATGCAGCTTGCGTTATCCTTAAATAAAGCTGTTTACGTTTTCACGAATGAATAAAAGGATGGAACATTGAATGAATGATTACAACCACTACTTTCATTTCCAACGAGAAGAATGGCGCAAGCTGGAAGTGAGTAAGGACCAAATATTAACTGCAGAGGAACTAGAAGAAATACGTGGTTTAAACGACCGAATTTCTTTACAAGATATCTCTGAAATCTATTTACCACTAATAAAACTAATTGCGATTCAATACCATGAAGCGATTTTTATTCATGGCGAAAAAATGGAATACTTAAAGAAAAAAGAATCGCGTGCCCCGTTTATCATTGCTTTAGCTGGAAGTGTGGCTGTTGGGAAAAGTACAACCGCGCGGGTTTTTAAATTAATGCTCGATC belongs to Listeria swaminathanii and includes:
- a CDS encoding Vga family ABC-F type ribosomal protection protein codes for the protein MSIIEINQLKIEVGDRILVEIPHLLVDKKARIGIIGQNGLGKTTLMEVIAGRQEAAAGMITTHGKLAYIKQLPTDTTTKSGGEKTRKAIQQAMRQNPSVLLADEPTSNLDVESVQHLERQWSDFHGALMIISHDRAFLDALCTEIWGIENQKIHVYKGNYHAFLEQKEQQANQAELAYKEFKNKKKQLQASQNYHEIEAGRIVKPGKRLNNKEASAFKAGKGTQQKKQHSTIKALEKRIERLGNIEKPHTTKPIKIITPENRLIKKGNTILSAKETTYEIAGRKLFETKAFSIKAGDKVALIGENASGKTSFLREIIQGNPNLATNPQAKIAYFDQELKGLDETKALLENMTDMSVQTKQVNREVLGSMHFKESDLHKEVRMLSGGERVKLLLSMLLVSDANFLILDEPTNYLDIYAMEALETLIKQFTGTVLFVSHDRTFVKQVAEEVLAIENNQMTFHRMTYEEYEESKTPSRISEEDKLILEMRMSEIAAKLMQPNLKPAEKAMLEQDYQEIITKRQQFS
- a CDS encoding glycoside hydrolase family 1 protein — encoded protein: MFENYQFPKDFLWGGAIAANQAEGAFQVDGKGISLADLHKYHKGKTNDEISEEQHKGVSLADIKASIEDKVNYYPKRHGIDFYHTYPEDLALLAEMGFKTFRTSLDWTRIFPTGEEEEPNEAGLKYYDQLIDKIIELGMEPIITILHYETPVEIVLNYGGWHNRKVIDLFEKYGKIVLDRYNKKVKYWIVINQINLIQFEPFNSTAIPYDAVDDYLSATYQAVHNQFVASAKIYEYGKALNPDLMIGTMLADCTAYPFSCDPDDIVLAMKRNRMEYFFADVQFQGEYPQYALNYFAENNINIEITDEDKAILQKNTMDYLALSYYYSQMVDSKKNDLDPASITPNPHLRANPWGWAVDPKGLYNALSQYWDRYHKPIIIAENGFGMYDKLEDGEIHDDYRIDYLSAHLKEMKRAMYDGVEVIAYCAWGPIDIVSCSSAQMEKRYGFIYVDLDNEGNGTGKRIKKDSFSWYKKVIESNGEDLEA
- a CDS encoding BglG family transcription antiterminator — translated: MDTQKEILAYLHKQENKWVTSNELADFCECTTRTIRNNIYKINEATPGLIKSAKQGYQINPSIHLDVPTESDAAERKSKLLLALIKNSTKGVDLFDLADILFISEVTLKKDIQQLKNELKEADVQIIIDKNQVKLIGKERAKRKYMISLLYEEGGYRESIKNHIQEMIEFVSIDKLQSIVKEVLANESITTNQYSMMNIVLHYAISIVRIQQGNTLIETQKSLIQKHSKEYEISKKIAEILSEEYQIHFSEAETKQLGLLYVGLQNEQSANANQAELDQFVDKKIIEALKIVLTNVEETYLIDLQNEQLFIKLAIHIQSLYYRSRYKAYTRNLSLLDIKTSYPVTFDIAVYISSLLQEKLAIDFNEDEISFIALHIGSFLESENRDYIRLEIGILVDDYHDLKTNMLKKLRALFENEATIKVIENEASEEDFDIILTTNRDVALEKAGSIFIHPLLTTKDIKKITSRIQTKKKIIENNLLGQQIDHYIVRDLYANQIDPSELTPAKIREQMVSKMEKQAFVTSNFKEKVEKREQMAPTSFPSGIAIPHSIKNDALRSGVSIMTLQEPIYWNDVKVKIIALVAISKKDANEFNDFFEKFVEIVSEPINAKRLSMAESFEEFIQKLKMMIEESE
- a CDS encoding TIGR03943 family putative permease subunit, which gives rise to MFRVFILFGFGFYLMQLHISGDISKYINMKYAYLSFSAMIAAFLLAIIQLIMVFRDEDIGAKTEHMGHTHDGENTIWKKIMVYGLLSYALIAGFLFPVATLDSTIVSAKGFHFPKNNAAGDDPYAQNQFLRPDTSGYFGETDYEKMMAKEKAEIIDQNPIKVNDSNYLMTMEILYNYPGEFTGKQIEFTGFVYNDDVTKDNNLFLFRFGIIHCVADSGVFGMLVQMPEKTDLKNDTWLTVKGTITQEYYSPFKMNIPSVQVESYKEVAKPKSVYVYRKY
- a CDS encoding permease → MFSHLPDSFLQMNTIFISILIEALPFVLIGVFIAGFIQMFISEQFIARVIPKNKFLAVIVGSLIGIFFPSCECGIVPIVRNLLAKGVPLHAGIAFMLTAPIINPVVLFSTYVAFGSTWEVPLLRVAGSLVVALVVGNIIAYLYKGTGLKDRFLKYEAASEKVAVPAGNLALAGGPTESTTTNFQVVTTEAAPAEVAHTDHEHHHHGEEHTHAKMTLSQKIWHTVQHAVDEFFSVGKYLVFGALIAAAMQTYIKTSTLVSIGHGPILSILLMMVLAFVLSLCSEADAFIGASFRSVFSTQSIVAFLVFGPMLDIKNLMMMLGAFKAKFVLLIVTSVTIVVFLYALVI